The sequence CCAATCCCTTCAGGGAGTGATATCAGATTGGGCAAAGACGAAATTTCAAGTTTCTGAAGTGCAGTAAGGTTACCGATCCCTTCGGGAAGTGATATGAGATTGGGGCAATTCTCAATTTCAAGGTTTTGAAGTGCTGTAAGGTTACCAATACCTTCGGAAAGTGATTTGAGATTGGGGCAATTcctaattttaaagttttgaagTGCTGTAAGGATACCGATCCCTTCGGGAAGTGAGAGGTGAACATTTGAAATTCTGAGGCGTTGCAGAAGGCTGACACCAGCAGATTGTACGTCTTCATCGCTGAACAGATCAACCTCCTTGAGGGAGGTGAGATGTTGCATgcatagagatagagatagagatttTAGTCTATTGCATCCTTCTATATGTAGCTTCTCGAGAGAAGCCAGGTTGTGCAACCCCTGCTCTGGCAGAAACTCTAAATCCTCAATCCCAAACAAAGATAGATACTTCAATTTGGAGAGAGGAAGGGAGGAGTTCGAAGCAGAGGGAACCGAAGAGATTGCTTTCATATTCATTGTTTGTTGCAATGGATTGCAACTGGATTTTCTCAGTTGTAGCAGTTCTTCAAGATTTGGAAACAACGGCATGCAAGTCAGGTTTTTGCAATCAGTAATTTGCAACTGTAAAAGACGAGGAAAAGAAGGCAATGATACATGCGGCTGGTATTGATGACTTGTTGTTGCCACACCCACTGTATTCCTCATCCACCATCCCTTTAGATTAGGGCATTCCAGCAAATTGAGTGACTCTAGGGATGGGAAAAATGTTGATGAAGCAGAGATCTCTTCAGTGATTTCTCGGTCTGATATGTATTCCAGACCATCCATTTCTTCTAATGATAGATTTCGGAGATTTGGGAGTTGATACATTGGTGATAGATGTTGGCACTTCGATTCTGATATTTTTAATATCACAAGACCAGTCAGCGAAGGAAGCCAACTCGGAAATCTCCCACCTTGGTAGCTTTCCACCTTCAACATTTCTAAATTCCGGTGTGGCTGGAGGCCTTCCATTAAATTTTCATCTTCACAAACACCTGCGACGTCGTTACCCCACACAGAATCccatattaattccaattttctaAGATGCTGCTTGTCCTTCAAATTCGCAGCCTTGGCTTTAGAGGCGGCATCTTTCACCCCTACCTCAATTCTAATTCTTAGTTCTCCTCTCAAGTTATTTAGCTTGTTCAATATCGGAAAACCAGTGCAAGTAAGTTTCTTGTTTAACACTTGAAGAGAAGTCAACTGCCCTAATCCAGGTGGCATGTGAGTCAAACTGTTACAACCTTCTAACTCAAGATTCCGGAGGTTGAACAAATTTTGAATGTTTCCCGGTAGTTCTTTAAGCATTGTACAATAACTGAGGTTTAATGTTTGCAAATTCAACAACCTAGTAATAGAACTAGGGAAAACTTCAATGTCATTCCAAGAAAGATCAAGGTATTTTAAATATGTTAACTTTTCTATAGAATTTGGCACCGTCCTAATGTGTAAGCTATGTAGGTCTAATGCACGCAAACATCTTAAACTACAAAAAAGTATTTCAAGAGTTGATTTTTGACAACTTGAAAATGTCTTAGTTGTTAATATGAGCGTACGTATCTTCTTTGCTTTGAATAATGAGCTTAAATACTTCTTAAACATCTCGTAAGATATAATTGATAGGTGACGAACATTCTCATTGACATCTTCTATATTTGAATCAATATTTGTGCACTCAACTCTTGAAATTGATTGTGCAAGATCATGGATTAAATCATGCATTTTAAAACTAATTATATCCCCAAAACTATCTTCTCTAGCTTCTTGGAAGAAGGACCTCCAAAGTAGGGCCTTACAATACTCAGTAGCAACATCCTCCACATCCTCCATATGTAACTTTTCGTTTGATGACTGGATAAATCCTTGTGCAATCCATAGATTTATCAATTTCGACTTTGAAATCTCATGATCTTTAGGAAACAATGAACAATAAGCAAAACAACACTTTAAATGTGATGGGAGATAATCGTAGCTCAATTTTAGAATCGGTAAAATACcactattattttcttcttgagTTACATTTGTAAATACTCTATTCTTGATATTTAACCAttctttctctgtctctttAAAGTATAATATTCTTCCTATCGCCTTTATAGCAAGAGGCACTCCGCAACATTTTCGTACAATGTCCATTCCAATTTCTTCAATGTTAGGTTTAATCGTCTCTTCGCCATTTCTAAATGCCATTTGCTTAAATAAAGACCAAGACTGCTTTTCTGACAAGCCCAGTAGATCGTATGGTGAGATTGTGCTAGTAATATTTGCAATCAATTTAGTCCGTGTAGTTATCACAACTTTACTTCCCTTTGAGCCACTCATCAAAATTCCTTTCAATATAGACCACTTTTCCTCATCCTCATTCCACACATCATCCAACACAAGTAAGTATTTCTTTTGGTTGAGTTCTTCGCAAAGTTTAATTTGCAAATTATCCATTTCAAGGTTTTCGGGTTTCTTACCAGTGGCAGATTCAAATATCttgttagttatttttttcacatcaaAGTTATCAGAGACACACACCCACATCTTCAAGTTAAAATAATCCAATACTCTCCTGTCATTGTATACATACCGAGCAAGTGTGGTCTTCCCCATCCCTCCAATTCCCACTATGGATAGAAACGAGACATTCTCTTTCACTTCAGAGTACAATAGTAGATCAACGAGGATCTCCTTATCTTTTTCTCTCCcaaaaatttcttcttcatgTATAAGTGAGGAAGTTTGGTCCCTATCCCTAGTCACAGTCTCTGAAGGACGTTGTTCTACCAACTGGAAATTGTTCCTATCTTTTGCTATTGCATCAAATCTCTCCCTCAtcgcttttatttttttagccaTCTTACGTCTAAGACTAAAAGCAAGTTTGAAAGTACGTACCTTCTTTGCCATTTTCCCCATCGCCCTTCGCCGCAGATCTTCAGTTACGAAATCGGCCAGCAAGTCATCCGCATCATAAACTGCGTCTCTGAGCTTTGTGAGCCAGTCCCTGAGTTGATGGTTCATGTCCTGCTCCTGCTTCTTCTCTGCGTCTTTAAGCACAGCGTCAATAGTGGAAAGAGTACCCTTCAATTTTTGGAACTCATCTTTGACTGCCCAGATGGATCCAATCTCTTTGAAAGCATTAGAACCCAACATTTCGCCGATCTTCTTTGCAATGCCAGTCAGGATTTGTCCGGTCACTGCTACAGCCACTGCTTCAGCCATCTCTAATTGTCTTCtttgtaaaaactaaaaagctaGAGAGAGCAAGTTGAAGTTGTTGAAATGCCAAATTTGAGAGAAGGAATAAGGTTTGAAGTTGCACAGGTTTAAAAGTTTTCATCAAAGGGGACCCCACTGCCCAATAATGCATTAGGGCTGAGAAAAGCTTCACCATTTAACTCCACCCAAAGATTAATGgtctgtttgggagtttagagaaggaggagagtagaggggagtagagaaaaggggagtagtggggaggagagtagaggagaatgataaccctccaccttgtttggatgtttttataattagtaagggggaatggagtaattagcccttccccttgtttttaatattgtaattttataaatataataagggtaaattaggtaatttactttatcaataattttatgtgttctactctccctccaaatctctccaatttgggggaattaaaaatgagggggttggaagtaattgaaacccctccaaatccctccccctccttccttaaaaaactcccaaacaaggtaattgaattacttcccttccctctactctactccccctccttttttaaacatccaaacaggccataaagaACATTTTTTGTTTCGAGAGGAAAAGACTAACTAaccttttttcttatttttaaattcaatcatgagtaggtatgaaatatttttttacaccCCTAATAGTACTATGCCACATCAGTTTTCTGTACAATTAGGGCTTGCTcggaggtttttgtttttaaaacagtataaaaataattttaaaaaaaattaacttgaaactaatttttagataataatttttactttttatgtgtttaactcctatttttaagaataattttcaaaatactaaaaataaaaataattgtttgggagactatttttatttttgagatttagaaaaaatatatttacaaaaagtaaCGTGTAgaatctgtaaaaaaaaaaaattgtaaataatgaTAAGGGAATAGagctcatcatatatatattttttttaataataagtttcaaatttgaagtgtgagaattctttttttgataaagataaacttataaatttaagAGTTAAAAAAGTTTGGACAAATATGCAAGGTCActattttcaatatatttacaattatgtcataaaaaacattttctgtACCTGAAAAAACCCTCTAAACCGCTTTCAAAATCGTATTTTAAATTAGGAAAATAGGATacagttttttgaaaactatatttataaaatattagtcAAACGATAAATTTAAGTGTGGAACCCACTATTTTATgaattgcaaaacaaaaaatgatatttaaatactcttacTAAACAGCCTCTAAAACATAAACTCaccatttttttatgaactttttttgatgaacacaTAAACTCACCGTTTGATTCATCGGCAAAATAGTcccttaaattttaatgttCCATCTAATTCCCCTGATTCCCAATTCTCTTCTCAAGATTAAACTGTTTATTCTTATGCCAAGAATGTCTTTATTCTTATTTGTAtttatagaattaaaaaaaaattaaaaaaagtcaaTGAAATTAGACACCTTTTACACTAAccatacttaattttttttaaaagtgtgtCTCCACATTACTCACCGTCACATTCTTACCAATCACAACTCATTACGTGACGAGTTGTGGCAcaatattgtgacaatttatATGTTCCtagcattatttatttaataataagaaaaaaatggttaGTTAACCTACCATGTTCTTTATTagtctttcttttctctaaaaaaaaaattcttttatctTTCACGCGGAGTTTAAATTCAATTGGGACTtgctataaaatatttttttacactaTCCAATAGGACTACATATGCCCTGTCAtctttttacaaatatttttttaacctatttttatttctcatgTATTGTTGAAAGTAGTTCAACTGGTCTAAATAAAATAAGGATTGATTCCGcgtaacaaataaaataatcacTCCGCGTGAAGACTAACTGTTTGAAGCTGCTCCGAAGGAAGAGCAGGTCGGCCAAAGCCTCAAATATTATAAGGGATGATTCCACTTGACAAAAAGCTGAGGCAAAAGGCAAAAGACAAAGtgcaataataaaaaactaaacacGCATGCATTAAGTTTTGGGAAATAATATTTGTATCTTGTAAATTTTGTTTGAGTATGTACTACATATGTATAGAATCGAATAGAGCTCTCTCTTCCATGCCCTTCAACTTGTTTGATGCTCTAGCAGCTGATAATTGTACTACTATTCCTTGGACTTGGAGTTTATGCATTTTTCTTCCTAGAGAAAATAACACATGCACATATCAGTTCGTTGAAGATGAGTTTCGTGACAGAAGGAGCCTGCTGGGTCTATCTCTCTTTCAAAAAGCTTGGATTACGATACAAGGCAGACAAAAATTGGGCACCGGCCCAGTCCAATGCAAAAGAATTGCCCATTCAATTATCCTTTTTTAGGATATTGAGGAAACCAAAATCAATGAACTTAAGGTAAACTAAAAAAAGATGCTTATGGACATGATTAAAAGTAGTTAAGTATCGTAaaacccaattaaaaaaatttgaattaaaatggTTCCTTAGAAATTTCAAAGATAAAACGCTAAaaattgttgcttttttttttttttttgataggactAAAAATTGTTGCTTGATTGTGTTTGATTCCtaattaatagttattatattgtttgattGTCTTTTCCATCTATGTAAGCCATAAGAAATTTTCGGACTCCATATATACTCTTTCTCCCTATTTTAAATAATTCCTTATTATGATTGTTTTAGAATTTATGTTCATAAAGATGGTATAAAGAAAATGTTCATGATAGATGGTATAATGTATAaatgttttttatataaaataatgtaaatattaattttgattagaGGATTgttttagctataaaattatttaaattatatctatactactaataacatgattttttgtttgggtttcatCATTTTGTGTACTAAAATATCCTTACTaaaattcttaaactctctaaaataggcttatctttaattaaataattttaaatttaaaaatacaaacggggtgaaagagtttttttttttaattcctaaattttaggttttttttccttactcatgtacaaataactaattaaaaaaaaatcacttagaGAAAAATCCTAAGAATTATGGAACTATctctatcttatttttaaacaacaataaaacaataaactcaaaataaaaaataaaaaagagactTCTTGCACACGCAAAGcatgtgtgatgaggctagtatataaTAAGATGcgaggctttttctttttctttttttaagaaagaaataggATGCTAAGCTAAACTCACAAAAACGTataaatataaatgataaaatagtcatttttggaaatttaactaaaatatgaTTGCATTCTACTGTTTCATCATGCTGTCATCTTATCACAAAACAGATGAATAGTTATAGTTATTTTATTCTAGGTTATTGTATTCCTTTGAAATACTCATATAATTATAGTTACAGTGTCTAATAATGTGAGTTCTAGTTAGTTCAATTGAGAAAATCtctgatgattgaataagagatctaggattCAATcactgcctacaccaaaaatcgattagtgtcttagtctgataataaaaaactatgattggtgtcttagtccaataataaaaagctattttCAGGAGTAGACGTCATAGgctaaaactctttaaaaaaaagtgtctaATAATATTATGTCTAGTAATAATGGTTATGATCTATattaaaactctctcaaaaaaaaaaaaaagtctaataattTTATGTCTAGTAATAATGGTTATGATTCTATATTCTTGTCTTAGAAGTGCTTCTTTAGTTTGAGTGTCAACATGATACATAAATTATAAGATGGAAAAATGTGTCCTCTATCACTATCACGCTAGTTATGATCAATACAAAACCTATCTGGCAACTTCCAAATACTATATAATATGGGTGTTTTGCCTAAATTATAAATCACAACTtcttattcaaatttttattctatgttattttattttagtccttgaattttaatatgtatCCAATTTAGCAACTTTATCTACTTCTGTTAAGTCTGGATgctaattttaataaattttattttccaaaacaaTGTTGTTCTGATGAAATTAACGGTAAGGATTGAATGGAGAGACTAcattagaaacaaagaaagttaaaagtaaaaacgcaaaaatatatatatatcaaagtcaaagattttaattttaatttagcttattatttttgaaattttattattaaaaattttgttgggATAATTTATTACAACGAACAATGTCATTGCAATAACTTATCGCTAGAAATGAACTAGCTTTATATAATGTCAAAGAATTGCGATAACTTTAATTATTACTAATATGATGTCTAAGAATTCGGAAGAAAACTTTTTTCTACTATCTAACAAATTATTCACTGTAGAAGAATTCCACATTAAGCTAATTCAATTATTCTTCTTCTATGACAcgtaaaattttatatagttaTCCAtgctgatgatgcgaagaaaatcagtaggctagatGCTTCGAACTTGAAAGAACTACTTGCTCTCTTGAtggtctgaaaaagaaagaaaataaatcaaaggtgaccggggtcgccggccaagaaccctccgatggcaaagttagttttctctctatatttttggagtttcaaCTTTTTGGGAATGGTAAAAACGTCCATTTATCCAGtctgaatgagcgtttatatagtgtcttgAGAGCAGTTattaaacttgtaacctcccctgaatttgaggaggtgtgagggttcagggataaTTTCTACAACtatttaggagttacatttttctcacataacggtCCATAGAAATTATGCGTGTGCTATGGAGTTGTTGTACATACTCAAtgattttcctaagtgtcaagGGTCGTCTAGGGATCCTCGTCCAGAGATCCTTTAGTCGAGAATATTACTTCCATGGAAGGTCGTCCCCTCCATGGACGACCTCATTCAGATCGAGGTGGATGGATCTTGGACGAGACAGTGGTTTTGTCAAACATGACCATGTTAATCTCATCCGAGCACTTTCCTGTATGGACAAGATTTCTAATCTTGCCTTCCTGGTTTTCTCCGGGACAACCTCCATGGACGATATTGGAGTTGGCAAAAAATCATTCCCATCACATGCGATAGTGAAATTCAATTTTAGTAGAATAATCTCTAAAAGACAAttctcaatcattttttttcaaactatgATATTTTACCTAGAGAATGAGATTTCAAAGGGGATTCTCATTGCTAGCACATTTTAGAGAAAAAGgaattcaaaggaaaaattttctaaaatcaaCTAGTTCTAGtgcaaaaaattgtaatttgcaaATGATACCAAACCTATCTCAAATAATCATGGCCTTTGTACAAGAATCATTTGTGGATCATCAAAGTAAAATATTAGTACTTTTGAATTGTCGACTTTGAGTCATTCACGAGTCAACACAATAATTACTCGTTActtttttccctaaaattttagtgtgctttttaattaatttcagGTATTATCCCTAAAATTTTCATGTCgcttttaattgattttatgtATTATCGCATAATTTTCACTTTCAAATTATGCTCAAACTTGAGAAGTGTAGAATGTAAATCTCGTCATCttcatttgtttattactaaattcaatattcaagaagtaactatcaaatttacccctaaaaaaaaaaatcaagaagttTTGAAAACGTGCCAACAAGCTACACTTAATGTTTGCAACTCATCCATCTTCCAATAGAAGGGCTGTACAAGTAGCCATGCTAAATTTCAATATTTACTCAAGATAAACATCAAAAGGAAAAGGATTTTAAACATCAttcctttttaaatttgaaagtttCTATTGGTTCCTTTTTAAAACATCATGTTGCATTTCTCTCTCACATATGAATGTCTCGTATAATAGACTCACAGATAAAGTACAGTTATATAAAGGAAGACAAATACACACACTATGCACTAAATAATTTCATTACCTCTTTCCTTTTTATCTTTCATGATTTAGTATAGTTACATACTTTTGATTAGGATGTTGAAAACCCGAATTCAAAAGGGAGACCGTTGAAAAGTGACATTTTCTAAGCTAATATCACCAGTGAACCACTTCAACAGAATCAATCTCTTATCAGATGACCACGGACTCCTGTCTAAAATATCATTCATATGTTCCTCTGTGACAAAGATTGCCAATAATAAATTGTTCCCCACTTTTTTGATAGTTACCCGATGAGAACCTCTCCACAGTTGTTGCATGGTGGACTTGAAAGCCTCCTTGTTAAAATCCCTGTTGCTTTGCAACCTAAGTAAAAGGCTGAACTAAGCTTGTACTTTTGATAGAGCTACATCCTGAGAGTTAACTGACAAAACACCTTTTTCCTCTTTAGAAAGATTAAACTTCTTCCaaagtaaattattaaataaaaactatttacatataaattttaattaagctgTGCCTCGCACGGGTATAATGCTAATATAAAACAATGACCAAACAAGAGTATAATGCGTATTCTATATCCAAAATATGTATTCAAAACAACTTACCAAATACtaccaaatataaaaataagtttttttattttttatttttatattcaagtttaggatttgaatataaaataagGGTGTATTTGAATACTGCTTATTatgctgaaactaaaaaattattgctgaactgtagataaaggtaaaagttagttgaaatagtacagtaagacccataaatagtgccaaaaagtgcagtagtgtccataaatagtaacaaaaataaattaaatagtgaagtaattttaatttttcattcttattcAAACGCAcactacaaaatataaaaactgaatacaacactttttgaaACCAAACCGTCCCTAATTTTTCGTAAATTCATTTCACTTAGTTTTGGGAAATAATATTTGTATGTTGTAATTGTATTACTAT comes from Castanea sativa cultivar Marrone di Chiusa Pesio chromosome 3, ASM4071231v1 and encodes:
- the LOC142628456 gene encoding disease resistance protein RGA2-like, whose product is MAEAVAVAVTGQILTGIAKKIGEMLGSNAFKEIGSIWAVKDEFQKLKGTLSTIDAVLKDAEKKQEQDMNHQLRDWLTKLRDAVYDADDLLADFVTEDLRRRAMGKMAKKVRTFKLAFSLRRKMAKKIKAMRERFDAIAKDRNNFQLVEQRPSETVTRDRDQTSSLIHEEEIFGREKDKEILVDLLLYSEVKENVSFLSIVGIGGMGKTTLARYVYNDRRVLDYFNLKMWVCVSDNFDVKKITNKIFESATGKKPENLEMDNLQIKLCEELNQKKYLLVLDDVWNEDEEKWSILKGILMSGSKGSKVVITTRTKLIANITSTISPYDLLGLSEKQSWSLFKQMAFRNGEETIKPNIEEIGMDIVRKCCGVPLAIKAIGRILYFKETEKEWLNIKNRVFTNVTQEENNSGILPILKLSYDYLPSHLKCCFAYCSLFPKDHEISKSKLINLWIAQGFIQSSNEKLHMEDVEDVATEYCKALLWRSFFQEAREDSFGDIISFKMHDLIHDLAQSISRVECTNIDSNIEDVNENVRHLSIISYEMFKKYLSSLFKAKKIRTLILTTKTFSSCQKSTLEILFCSLRCLRALDLHSLHIRTVPNSIEKLTYLKYLDLSWNDIEVFPSSITRLLNLQTLNLSYCTMLKELPGNIQNLFNLRNLELEGCNSLTHMPPGLGQLTSLQVLNKKLTCTGFPILNKLNNLRGELRIRIEVGVKDAASKAKAANLKDKQHLRKLELIWDSVWGNDVAGVCEDENLMEGLQPHRNLEMLKVESYQGGRFPSWLPSLTGLVILKISESKCQHLSPMYQLPNLRNLSLEEMDGLEYISDREITEEISASSTFFPSLESLNLLECPNLKGWWMRNTVGVATTSHQYQPHVSLPSFPRLLQLQITDCKNLTCMPLFPNLEELLQLRKSSCNPLQQTMNMKAISSVPSASNSSLPLSKLKYLSLFGIEDLEFLPEQGLHNLASLEKLHIEGCNRLKSLSLSLCMQHLTSLKEVDLFSDEDVQSAGVSLLQRLRISNVHLSLPEGIGILTALQNFKIRNCPNLKSLSEGIGNLTALQNLEIENCPNLISLPEGIGNLTALQKLEISSLPNLISLPEGIGSLTSLKGFEVSFCPNLTSLPSGMHRLSSLQALIIIDCPHLKERYHEGIGEMAHVPYFQYDNYVD